In one Deltaproteobacteria bacterium genomic region, the following are encoded:
- a CDS encoding polymer-forming cytoskeletal protein, whose amino-acid sequence MALWKNKGEADAPEQRPEPTRMPSYTPPAGPLGSGERRHPGGIEMANIGKSISIKGDVVGDEDTILEGRVEGRVSLRNHHLTIGPNGDVQGEVSAKQVTVVGKVSGNVVASERIEVRETGRILGDLIAPRLTVAEGAIINGAITMKEGGAPAQTRPAEKRPDLAPGAAPAPGSPKLG is encoded by the coding sequence GTTGTGGAAGAACAAGGGCGAAGCCGACGCTCCGGAGCAGAGACCCGAGCCGACCAGAATGCCCAGCTACACGCCGCCCGCGGGACCGCTCGGTTCCGGCGAGCGCCGACACCCGGGGGGAATCGAGATGGCGAACATCGGCAAGTCGATCAGCATCAAGGGCGACGTCGTCGGCGACGAGGACACGATCCTCGAGGGCCGCGTCGAGGGTCGCGTCTCGCTGCGCAACCACCACCTGACGATCGGCCCCAACGGGGACGTCCAGGGAGAGGTTTCGGCGAAGCAGGTCACCGTGGTCGGGAAGGTCTCGGGGAACGTCGTCGCCAGCGAGCGGATCGAGGTGCGCGAGACCGGCCGCATCCTCGGCGACCTGATCGCGCCGCGCCTGACCGTCGCGGAAGGCGCCATCATCAACGGCGCGATCACGATGAAGGAAGGCGGCGCGCCGGCGCAGACGCGGCCGGCCGAGAAGCGGCCCGACCTCGCGCCCGGCGCGGCCCCCGCGCCCGGAAGCCCGAAGCTCGGCTGA
- the secF gene encoding protein translocase subunit SecF yields MEFFKSGTRIDFVAKMPLCLVISAVLVVASWALMLTKGFNFGIDFAGGTLVEVQLGEASGDADEGRVRGALGELGFNDGSIVRVGAPEERTFRINLPASQEEDRDLSLKIVSGLSEKLGAPVEVRSVESIGPRVGGELRRTALQAILLSWIGILLYIWFRFEWQYAPGAVVALVHDISITAGLFSLFGWEFDLQVLAALLVIIGYSINDTIVIYDRIRETVSVRGTSELESVVNEATNGTLSRTILTSGLTQLAVVAILVLGGPVLRGFSLALFIGIIVGTYSSIFIASALLIRLSRRYGHPAPAKTGAKARASS; encoded by the coding sequence GGTGATCTCGGCCGTGCTCGTGGTCGCTTCCTGGGCGCTCATGCTCACGAAGGGCTTCAACTTCGGGATCGACTTCGCCGGCGGCACGCTCGTGGAGGTGCAGCTCGGCGAGGCGTCCGGAGACGCGGACGAAGGGCGTGTGAGAGGCGCGCTCGGCGAGCTCGGTTTCAACGACGGTTCGATCGTGCGCGTCGGCGCGCCCGAGGAGCGGACGTTCCGCATCAACCTGCCGGCGTCCCAGGAAGAGGACCGCGATCTCTCGCTCAAGATCGTCTCCGGGCTCTCGGAGAAGCTCGGCGCTCCCGTCGAGGTGCGCAGTGTCGAGTCGATCGGCCCGCGCGTCGGCGGCGAGCTGCGCCGCACCGCGCTCCAGGCGATCCTGCTGTCCTGGATCGGGATCCTCCTCTACATCTGGTTCCGCTTCGAGTGGCAGTACGCGCCCGGCGCGGTGGTGGCGCTGGTGCACGACATCTCGATCACCGCCGGGCTCTTCTCGCTCTTCGGCTGGGAGTTCGACCTGCAGGTGCTCGCGGCGCTGCTCGTGATCATCGGCTACTCGATCAACGACACGATCGTGATCTACGACCGGATCCGCGAGACGGTGTCCGTGCGCGGAACCAGCGAGCTCGAGTCGGTCGTGAACGAGGCGACCAACGGAACGCTCTCGCGCACGATCCTGACCTCGGGCCTGACGCAGCTCGCGGTGGTCGCGATCCTGGTGCTGGGCGGCCCGGTGCTGCGCGGCTTCTCGCTCGCGCTCTTCATCGGGATCATCGTCGGAACGTACTCGTCGATCTTCATCGCGAGCGCGCTGCTGATCCGGCTCTCGCGCCGCTACGGACACCCGGCTCCGGCGAAGACCGGCGCGAAGGCGCGCGCCTCGAGCTAG